In one window of Synechococcus sp. M16CYN DNA:
- a CDS encoding ATP-binding protein yields the protein MQLTNRFLDFADQQLDPLVSRKVFSHLDLYLSAPPEQPGPPLILIQQWSSSSHALPATSVDIELRQTNEERRWYPLQDADLILGALHVELEPGLSWTKDLDEQMCRCALSISNALGRDLECMQLRKELHHERNQLKMLVHQLRNPLAALRTYAQLIIRRLGPENIHLPLIDGILTEQRQLGRYIDAIETLGQQKLPSGSDTSSPYLLPPDAAQQNKNLKELLIPLIERASATASLQGRQWHGPSQWPAWGGCSAGDGSTAEIVANLLENAFRYSPPGCAVGLTLLADGLCVWDGGPPIATDERQLIFRRGERGITSRDRPGTGLGLALARALAERNGGQLTLSVEPWRINTNLPKQGNAFRLSWLQPTLPAAIE from the coding sequence ATGCAGCTGACCAATCGGTTTCTCGACTTCGCAGACCAGCAGCTCGATCCATTGGTCTCGAGAAAGGTTTTCAGTCATCTAGACCTGTACCTAAGCGCTCCGCCAGAACAGCCGGGGCCGCCACTAATCTTAATTCAGCAATGGTCATCGTCGAGCCACGCCCTACCTGCAACAAGCGTGGATATTGAGCTTAGGCAAACCAATGAAGAGCGCCGGTGGTATCCACTTCAGGATGCTGACCTAATTTTAGGTGCTCTTCATGTTGAGCTTGAACCGGGTCTTAGCTGGACCAAAGATCTCGACGAGCAAATGTGCAGATGCGCATTGTCCATTAGCAACGCTCTTGGTCGCGACCTGGAATGTATGCAGCTGCGAAAGGAACTTCACCATGAGCGTAACCAACTCAAAATGCTGGTGCATCAACTCCGCAACCCACTTGCCGCGCTGCGTACCTACGCCCAACTCATAATTCGACGCTTGGGGCCCGAGAATATTCATTTACCTTTGATCGACGGCATCCTGACAGAACAGCGACAGCTTGGACGATACATCGATGCCATCGAAACGCTCGGTCAACAGAAGCTTCCCAGCGGATCAGATACCTCGAGCCCCTACCTACTGCCGCCTGATGCCGCTCAACAAAACAAAAATCTAAAAGAACTCCTGATTCCCCTCATCGAACGAGCGAGTGCAACAGCCAGCTTGCAAGGACGTCAATGGCATGGCCCCTCGCAATGGCCAGCTTGGGGTGGCTGCTCTGCAGGAGACGGAAGCACTGCTGAGATCGTTGCCAATCTGCTTGAGAACGCTTTCCGTTACAGCCCGCCAGGCTGTGCGGTTGGCCTGACTCTGTTGGCTGATGGTCTCTGTGTTTGGGATGGCGGTCCTCCTATTGCAACAGACGAACGTCAGTTGATTTTTCGGCGAGGGGAACGTGGCATCACCAGTCGCGATCGGCCTGGTACCGGGCTTGGTCTAGCTCTTGCCCGCGCTCTGGCCGAGCGCAACGGAGGACAACTCACGCTGTCCGTTGAGCCGTGGCGAATCAACACGAATCTACCGAAACAAGGTAACGCGTTTCGACTCAGCTGGCTGCAGCCAACCCTGCCAGCAGCAATAGAGTGA
- a CDS encoding DUF3155 domain-containing protein: protein MSKKRKRISRRRLAGQRVLTRVQTHYLETGEYKPVTAARRYIAEGGLVPPALLNVRRNEHTTDRFFWGEKGLFSAQYAEENYFLFPSLRFIVYSVGEDTLFEGLDLTSDDWEEMEEYEYSFV from the coding sequence ATGTCTAAGAAAAGAAAGCGCATCAGCCGTCGCAGGCTTGCCGGACAGCGTGTCCTTACTCGCGTGCAGACGCATTACTTAGAAACTGGTGAATACAAGCCCGTCACCGCGGCACGTCGTTATATAGCCGAAGGCGGTCTCGTTCCTCCTGCCCTGCTGAATGTTCGACGCAATGAACACACTACCGATCGCTTTTTTTGGGGTGAAAAGGGCTTATTTAGTGCTCAGTATGCTGAAGAAAACTACTTTCTATTCCCCTCACTTCGGTTTATAGTCTACTCCGTTGGTGAAGATACGTTGTTTGAGGGTCTTGATCTAACCTCCGACGACTGGGAGGAAATGGAAGAGTACGAATACTCTTTTGTTTGA
- a CDS encoding alpha/beta fold hydrolase, whose amino-acid sequence MSQRLVLLHGWGANAADLRPLGGQLAAQHPNELDVMCLEAPQPHVQTGGRQWYGLFPPDWAAVPEAVHDLRVRLLKISSDSIPLERTVLFGFSQGGAMALSCGCSLPLAGVISCSGYPHPDWQPPHDHPPVLALHGLDDEVVPPAALEMITARLTPERCQNQLLKNGHTITTEMMQPLQNALQAMLTLS is encoded by the coding sequence ATGTCTCAACGCCTTGTGCTGCTGCATGGATGGGGTGCAAATGCTGCCGATTTACGACCACTCGGGGGACAATTGGCTGCACAGCATCCAAATGAGCTTGATGTGATGTGTTTAGAAGCACCGCAGCCGCATGTACAAACAGGAGGACGCCAGTGGTATGGGCTATTTCCACCAGATTGGGCTGCAGTGCCAGAAGCTGTTCATGACCTTCGAGTACGGCTACTCAAAATCTCAAGTGATAGCATTCCTCTAGAACGCACAGTTTTATTTGGTTTCTCTCAAGGAGGAGCAATGGCTCTGAGCTGCGGTTGCAGTCTTCCTTTGGCTGGTGTGATTAGCTGTAGTGGTTACCCCCATCCGGATTGGCAACCACCGCACGACCACCCACCCGTTTTAGCACTGCACGGTCTTGACGACGAAGTTGTACCACCAGCAGCTCTCGAGATGATCACAGCTCGGCTTACGCCTGAAAGATGTCAGAATCAACTGCTGAAAAATGGCCACACCATCACAACGGAGATGATGCAGCCGCTTCAAAACGCTCTTCAAGCAATGCTGACATTGAGTTGA
- the purH gene encoding bifunctional phosphoribosylaminoimidazolecarboxamide formyltransferase/IMP cyclohydrolase — MAPIALLSVSDKSGLVPFAEALHLTYGYRLLSTGGTARVLEQASLPVIRVSDYTGAPEILSGRVKTLHPRIHGGILAKRGDASHGAELDRQKIDPIDLVVVNLYAFRETSAKPNVTWDQAIGDIDIGGSSMIRAAAKNHEYVTVLTSPDKYNRLLEVMARTGGRVPPELRRQLALEAFQHTATYDIEISRWMEQTVATEKAPRLEAVPLRQTLRYGENPHQKCSWYSYNDQGWGGATQLQGKELSANNLLDLDAALATVREFGYGCNEQNSCTRPSAVVVKHTNPCGVAIGEDVAIALAKALNTDHVSSFGGIVAVNSVVGAAAASELSSFFLECVVAPGFSPEAREILSAKANLRLLELHSTAIDSVRSDQVRSILGGLLVQDLDNQAITPSDWTVVSQRPPTSQERQDLEFAWQLVRHVRSNAVVVAGKGQSFGIGAGQMNRVSSARLALGAAGDRATGAVLASDGFFPFDDTVRLAARYGVTAVIHPGGSLRDVDSIKACDELDLAMLLTGRRHFLH, encoded by the coding sequence ATGGCTCCTATTGCTTTGCTGAGTGTGTCCGATAAATCTGGTCTTGTGCCCTTCGCCGAGGCCCTCCATCTCACCTACGGTTATCGGCTGCTCTCCACTGGGGGTACTGCCAGAGTACTAGAACAGGCGAGTCTTCCTGTAATACGCGTATCTGACTATACGGGAGCACCTGAAATCCTTAGCGGTCGCGTAAAAACGCTTCATCCTCGAATTCATGGTGGTATCTTGGCTAAGCGTGGTGATGCGTCTCATGGCGCAGAGCTCGATCGGCAAAAGATAGACCCAATTGACTTGGTGGTCGTGAATCTATACGCTTTTCGAGAGACATCAGCCAAACCTAATGTGACTTGGGATCAGGCGATTGGGGATATTGATATAGGTGGGTCAAGTATGATTCGCGCCGCTGCGAAAAACCATGAGTACGTTACTGTCTTGACGAGTCCTGATAAGTACAATCGTTTACTTGAGGTGATGGCCAGGACTGGCGGTCGGGTTCCCCCGGAGTTGCGCCGTCAGCTGGCTCTTGAAGCATTTCAACATACGGCGACATACGATATCGAAATCAGCCGATGGATGGAGCAAACGGTTGCCACCGAGAAGGCACCCCGACTGGAGGCAGTCCCTTTGCGTCAAACCCTTCGTTACGGCGAGAACCCTCACCAGAAATGCAGCTGGTATAGCTATAATGACCAGGGTTGGGGCGGTGCTACTCAGCTGCAAGGTAAAGAGCTGAGTGCCAATAACTTACTGGATCTTGACGCTGCTCTCGCCACTGTGCGAGAGTTCGGATACGGCTGTAATGAGCAGAACTCTTGTACTCGGCCTTCGGCTGTGGTGGTTAAACACACTAATCCTTGTGGGGTTGCGATCGGCGAGGATGTTGCAATTGCACTCGCCAAAGCCCTCAACACTGACCATGTTAGTTCTTTTGGAGGAATTGTCGCCGTTAACAGTGTGGTCGGCGCAGCGGCGGCAAGCGAATTAAGCAGCTTCTTTCTGGAGTGTGTTGTAGCGCCGGGCTTTTCTCCGGAGGCCAGAGAGATTCTTTCAGCAAAAGCCAACCTGCGCTTACTAGAGCTTCATTCTACGGCGATTGATTCAGTGAGATCGGATCAGGTACGCAGCATCCTCGGCGGATTATTGGTTCAGGACTTAGATAATCAAGCAATCACCCCGAGTGACTGGACCGTAGTCAGCCAGCGACCTCCAACATCTCAGGAAAGGCAAGATCTTGAGTTTGCCTGGCAATTGGTGCGTCACGTGCGTTCGAATGCCGTCGTAGTTGCTGGAAAGGGTCAAAGCTTTGGGATTGGCGCTGGCCAAATGAATCGGGTCAGTTCCGCTCGCCTTGCTCTCGGTGCAGCTGGAGATCGAGCAACAGGGGCTGTTCTTGCGAGTGATGGGTTCTTTCCTTTCGATGACACTGTCCGCTTAGCGGCACGTTATGGAGTTACTGCTGTCATCCATCCGGGAGGTAGTCTTCGCGATGTTGATTCGATTAAGGCCTGTGATGAACTGGACCTGGCGATGCTACTTACAGGCCGTCGCCACTTCCTACATTGA
- a CDS encoding DUF4079 domain-containing protein, with product MLATLPFALNFAHPLMEWGLLATSAWALYLGIKVKKTRTGTPKQRKALLPGKFAQRHYIWGSILLALMTLGTLGGMAVTYLNNEKLFIGPHLLVGLAMTGILAVAASLSPLMQRGNTVARKTHVGLNIGMLTLFLWQAFSGMEIVNKIWVSR from the coding sequence ATGCTGGCCACCCTTCCCTTCGCTTTGAATTTCGCCCATCCGTTAATGGAATGGGGTCTTCTGGCTACAAGCGCCTGGGCCCTTTACCTCGGCATTAAAGTCAAAAAGACGCGCACAGGAACCCCGAAGCAACGCAAAGCTTTACTGCCTGGGAAGTTTGCTCAGCGCCACTACATTTGGGGAAGCATCCTTCTTGCATTAATGACGCTCGGTACACTGGGCGGCATGGCAGTCACTTACCTCAATAACGAGAAGTTGTTCATCGGTCCTCATTTACTCGTGGGCTTAGCTATGACCGGAATCCTTGCTGTAGCTGCCTCTCTTTCCCCACTCATGCAGCGGGGCAACACAGTAGCCCGCAAGACTCATGTTGGCCTCAATATAGGGATGCTTACCTTGTTCCTGTGGCAGGCTTTCAGCGGAATGGAAATCGTCAACAAGATTTGGGTTAGCCGCTGA
- a CDS encoding DUF1997 domain-containing protein — MLLLSRFDTINLRYRDDPQVRCYRSQCSDQMEMLSSSDAVEKYLDRHRAWFERCATPMSVHPLDPQSYKLTLGKFKNFGFEIEPTIALRLLPQDKGIYRIETVHFTPKTFDLRGHYDVDFQASMHLVPIHRQDDKLSRRTGTSVQWDLDLSVWIRLPQVITMLPNHFVQSSGNHLLKQIVRQISRRLTWKVQEDFHASHGLSCPSRRQAAF; from the coding sequence TTGTTGCTCTTGTCGCGTTTCGACACTATCAATTTGCGTTACAGAGATGATCCCCAGGTGCGCTGTTACCGCAGCCAGTGCTCCGATCAGATGGAGATGTTGTCTTCTAGTGATGCAGTTGAGAAGTACTTAGACCGCCACCGAGCTTGGTTTGAACGCTGCGCAACACCTATGAGCGTACATCCTCTTGATCCACAGTCATACAAGCTCACCTTGGGGAAATTTAAAAATTTTGGATTTGAGATCGAGCCTACTATCGCATTGCGCCTTCTACCACAGGATAAAGGCATTTATCGAATTGAAACAGTTCATTTCACCCCAAAAACTTTTGATTTACGAGGGCATTACGACGTCGATTTCCAGGCCAGCATGCACCTAGTTCCAATACATCGCCAGGACGACAAACTATCCCGCAGAACGGGAACATCTGTTCAATGGGATCTCGATCTCTCTGTTTGGATTCGCCTTCCTCAGGTAATTACCATGCTTCCAAATCACTTTGTACAGTCTAGCGGGAACCACTTGCTTAAGCAGATAGTACGTCAAATTTCAAGACGGCTGACGTGGAAGGTACAAGAAGACTTTCATGCGTCCCACGGCTTGAGCTGCCCGTCACGACGACAAGCAGCCTTTTAA
- a CDS encoding 4-hydroxy-3-methylbut-2-enyl diphosphate reductase, with protein MDTRAFKRSLHHSGQYNRRGFGRAEEVAESLKRAYQSDLIGSIRDNGYELTHGRLKVRLAEAFGFCWGVERAVAMAYETQRHYPNKRLWITNEIIHNPSVNDHLRDMNVRFIPVEQGIKDFSVVRSGEVVILPAFGATVQEMQLLSERGCHIVDTTCPWVSKVWNTVEKHKKHAFTSVIHGRVKHEETLATSSFAGTYLVLLDLEEAQIVADYIHGKGDRTSFMQRFAKACSQGFDPDRDLERLGVANQTTMLKSETEEIGRLFEQTMLSKYGPTRLDEHFLAFNTICDATQERQDAMFSLVDNPLDLMVVIGGFNSSNTTHLQEIAISRGIRSFHIDTPDRINVNANSIEHKPLSEDFKSEPDFLPAGSVTVGITSGASTPDRAVEAVIDKLKRLSEG; from the coding sequence ATGGACACCCGCGCCTTTAAGCGTTCCCTCCACCACTCTGGACAGTACAACCGACGAGGGTTTGGACGAGCTGAAGAAGTGGCTGAAAGTCTCAAGCGGGCTTATCAAAGTGATTTGATTGGAAGCATTCGAGATAACGGATATGAACTGACCCATGGCCGACTCAAAGTGCGTTTAGCGGAGGCCTTTGGGTTCTGCTGGGGCGTAGAACGAGCGGTTGCAATGGCCTATGAAACGCAGCGTCACTATCCCAATAAGCGTTTATGGATCACCAATGAAATCATCCATAACCCTTCCGTTAATGATCATCTGCGCGACATGAATGTCCGGTTTATTCCCGTCGAACAGGGAATAAAGGACTTTTCAGTGGTCAGGTCTGGAGAAGTAGTGATTCTTCCTGCTTTTGGTGCCACGGTCCAAGAAATGCAACTCCTCAGCGAACGAGGGTGTCACATCGTGGACACCACCTGTCCTTGGGTCTCCAAGGTATGGAACACGGTGGAAAAACACAAAAAACACGCCTTCACCTCTGTAATTCACGGTAGGGTGAAGCACGAGGAAACCCTTGCAACAAGTTCATTTGCTGGAACATACCTTGTTTTGTTGGATTTAGAAGAAGCGCAAATTGTCGCCGACTACATACACGGCAAGGGCGACCGTACTTCATTTATGCAACGCTTCGCCAAAGCTTGTTCACAAGGCTTTGACCCGGACCGTGATTTAGAGCGACTCGGCGTTGCGAACCAAACCACAATGCTAAAAAGTGAAACCGAAGAAATCGGCCGCTTATTTGAGCAGACCATGCTCAGCAAATATGGCCCCACGCGGCTGGACGAGCATTTCTTGGCATTTAACACGATTTGCGATGCTACCCAGGAACGTCAGGATGCCATGTTCTCGCTCGTGGACAATCCTCTAGATCTTATGGTGGTGATTGGTGGTTTCAATTCATCCAATACCACTCATCTTCAAGAAATTGCTATCAGCCGCGGCATCCGATCATTCCATATAGACACACCAGACAGGATCAACGTAAACGCCAACTCTATTGAGCATAAGCCGCTGTCTGAGGATTTTAAAAGCGAGCCCGACTTTCTTCCCGCAGGATCAGTAACTGTTGGAATCACATCAGGTGCATCGACCCCAGACCGTGCTGTTGAGGCCGTTATCGACAAGCTGAAACGACTGAGCGAAGGCTGA
- a CDS encoding ammonium transporter — MTTAFQAPPPWRRKTRRRKTLREVSLLDGPVMFFKIIRGFSSNRAITWLACVPLTLLGFSIFTTSIKAEELPKLSVSFLINNLWLLVATILVIFMNAGFAMVETGMCRQKNAVNILAKNLFVFALAVTAYWFVGYSLMYGDSLIGQWLYFGGLFFDPTVTAETISDTGLVPTVDFLFQAAFAGTAATIVSGLVAERIKFGEFVIFALILTAFIYPIAGSWTWNGGWLNNFGDRGFIDFAGSSVVHSVGAWAGLVGAVLLGPRVGKYVGGKVQAIPGHNMPIATLGALILWIGWYGFNPGSELAMDQWVPYLAATTTLGAAGGAIGATLISTVTSKKPDITMIINGILAGLVSVTAGCHSLTLLGSWFAGLVGGIIVVFAVSALDSSGIDDPVGAFSVHGVCGVWGTLVIGLWGFNIQGDGSPIGLLVGGGFEQLGIQALGAGVYATWTVVTCFIAWEVIGALLGGIRVTEQEEIDGLDIGEHGMEAYAGFLTNN, encoded by the coding sequence ATGACAACCGCCTTCCAAGCCCCGCCTCCATGGCGACGGAAAACACGGCGACGGAAAACACTTCGAGAAGTCAGTCTTCTTGATGGTCCAGTGATGTTTTTTAAGATTATCCGTGGATTCAGTTCCAATCGCGCGATAACCTGGCTTGCTTGCGTCCCTCTGACACTGCTTGGCTTCAGCATTTTCACAACCTCCATTAAGGCAGAGGAATTACCCAAATTGTCGGTAAGCTTCCTGATTAATAACCTTTGGCTGTTAGTCGCCACAATTCTGGTGATTTTCATGAATGCTGGCTTTGCCATGGTGGAAACTGGCATGTGCCGTCAAAAAAACGCCGTCAATATCCTTGCCAAAAACCTGTTTGTATTCGCCCTTGCGGTAACTGCATATTGGTTTGTGGGCTATTCCTTGATGTACGGTGACTCCCTAATCGGTCAGTGGCTCTACTTCGGCGGGTTGTTCTTTGATCCGACTGTGACAGCAGAAACTATCAGTGACACTGGTTTAGTTCCAACGGTTGATTTCCTTTTCCAAGCTGCTTTCGCAGGCACCGCAGCCACAATCGTGTCCGGTCTTGTTGCCGAACGAATCAAGTTTGGTGAGTTCGTGATCTTCGCCCTTATATTGACAGCCTTTATATATCCAATTGCCGGTAGCTGGACATGGAACGGTGGCTGGCTAAACAACTTTGGCGATAGAGGGTTCATCGACTTCGCTGGCTCATCCGTCGTACACTCTGTAGGTGCCTGGGCTGGTTTGGTCGGCGCCGTATTGCTTGGCCCTCGCGTTGGTAAGTACGTCGGGGGCAAGGTGCAGGCAATTCCTGGCCACAACATGCCTATCGCCACCCTCGGCGCTTTGATCCTCTGGATTGGCTGGTACGGCTTCAATCCTGGCTCTGAGCTCGCCATGGACCAATGGGTACCTTATCTAGCCGCCACAACCACCTTAGGTGCTGCTGGCGGTGCCATAGGTGCAACTTTGATTTCCACAGTCACTTCCAAGAAGCCTGACATCACTATGATTATTAATGGTATCTTAGCTGGCCTAGTAAGCGTGACTGCTGGCTGTCACAGCCTCACCTTGTTAGGCTCATGGTTTGCCGGCCTCGTGGGTGGCATTATCGTCGTGTTTGCTGTTTCTGCACTAGACTCTTCAGGAATTGATGATCCTGTCGGCGCCTTCTCTGTACACGGAGTCTGCGGTGTGTGGGGTACGTTAGTAATCGGGCTTTGGGGTTTCAATATTCAGGGCGATGGCTCGCCTATCGGTCTCCTGGTTGGTGGTGGTTTTGAACAACTCGGTATCCAAGCTTTGGGTGCAGGGGTTTATGCCACCTGGACCGTTGTTACCTGTTTTATTGCCTGGGAAGTAATTGGAGCTTTGTTGGGTGGTATCCGCGTAACAGAGCAGGAAGAGATAGACGGTTTGGATATTGGCGAACACGGTATGGAAGCCTACGCTGGTTTCCTAACCAACAACTAA
- the sfsA gene encoding DNA/RNA nuclease SfsA, whose translation MPLLEFEALQEGVLIKRYKRFLADIEIDNGEVVTAHCANTGSMRGVLVPGQRVRLRHALSPKRKLAWTWEQAAVTGADGQLCWVGVNTALPNRLVRAAIEVGCLVDQLGDIKSIRAEVAYGENQCSRIDLLLTPAESNPDQRLVYLEVKNTTWVDGRTALFPDSVTKRGQKHLVQLMNVLPKARAILIPCLSRPDVNDFAPGDQADSCYGSLFRAAVSAGVEVIPCCFRYKSNKITWQGLKPIRHLDDLVSS comes from the coding sequence ATGCCTCTCCTGGAGTTTGAAGCTTTACAGGAGGGGGTCCTGATCAAACGTTACAAGCGTTTCCTTGCCGACATCGAAATCGACAATGGGGAGGTGGTTACGGCTCATTGTGCAAACACAGGCTCAATGAGAGGTGTGCTAGTCCCGGGGCAGCGGGTCCGACTACGGCATGCACTTTCACCAAAACGTAAGCTGGCATGGACCTGGGAGCAAGCCGCAGTCACCGGTGCAGATGGTCAACTTTGTTGGGTAGGGGTAAACACGGCCCTCCCCAATCGTTTGGTTCGAGCTGCGATCGAGGTTGGTTGCCTTGTCGACCAGTTGGGCGATATAAAGAGCATCCGTGCCGAGGTGGCTTACGGTGAAAACCAATGTAGCCGGATCGACCTCCTGCTCACACCAGCGGAGAGCAATCCTGATCAACGCTTGGTTTATTTAGAAGTTAAAAATACAACTTGGGTGGATGGTCGAACTGCCTTGTTTCCAGACAGTGTGACAAAAAGGGGTCAGAAACACTTGGTACAGCTTATGAACGTGTTACCAAAAGCACGGGCCATTCTGATCCCTTGCTTGAGTCGTCCTGATGTAAACGATTTCGCACCTGGCGATCAAGCTGATTCCTGCTATGGCTCCCTTTTTCGTGCCGCCGTGAGCGCCGGCGTCGAGGTTATTCCCTGCTGTTTCCGTTACAAATCAAACAAAATCACCTGGCAAGGCTTGAAGCCCATACGACATCTTGACGATTTGGTATCAAGTTAA
- the murJ gene encoding murein biosynthesis integral membrane protein MurJ — MDVVRSLKDIALVVTLGTFLSKVGGLGRQLVIAAAFGVGAAYDAYNYAYVLPGFFLILLGGINGPLHSAMVSVLSRRPREESAYILAALNTTVSAPLLMVTVVLVLAADPLITLVGPGLSPDVHAIAAMQLRVMAPMALLAGLIGLGFGSLNAANEFWIPAISPLMSSLGLIFSVGLLWWWAGGGIGAPTLAMLGGVVLAVATLVGAFVQWLIQLPTLMRQGSGKLKLVWYWTHPGVREVWRVMGPATLSSGMLQINVFTDLFFSSAITGAAAGLSYANLLVQTPLGLISNALLVPLLPTFARLTAPRDRPQLLARIRQGLILSMASMVPIGALFIALGAPIVALVYERGAFDSAAAQLVTALLMAYGLGMPVYLGRDVLVRVFYALGDGTTPFRFSLVGIGLNLVFDWLLVGGPTPWGNQSPLNFGAPGLVLATVGINFVTCLALLLELKRCLPTLTLTLWGADAARLLVAGLLSGVAVWGFSVLADWPLGWFGLLAQVGLSSVLGLALFGLLGSALGVSEVRDIGKMFLRGIRLY; from the coding sequence CTGGATGTAGTGCGTTCACTTAAAGACATCGCATTAGTGGTGACCCTGGGCACTTTTCTTAGTAAAGTCGGTGGGTTAGGGCGGCAACTTGTGATTGCAGCCGCTTTTGGTGTGGGTGCTGCTTATGACGCTTACAACTACGCCTATGTGTTGCCGGGTTTCTTTTTAATCTTGCTCGGTGGCATCAATGGGCCATTACATAGCGCCATGGTGAGTGTTCTGAGCCGGCGACCTCGTGAAGAGAGTGCTTACATCCTTGCAGCATTAAACACAACGGTTAGCGCTCCGCTGTTGATGGTAACTGTTGTTTTGGTGCTTGCTGCTGATCCATTAATAACTTTGGTTGGTCCTGGCTTAAGCCCAGATGTCCATGCGATTGCTGCAATGCAATTGCGGGTGATGGCGCCGATGGCGCTCCTAGCCGGACTGATCGGACTAGGTTTCGGATCACTTAATGCGGCTAATGAATTTTGGATTCCAGCGATTTCACCACTTATGTCCAGTTTAGGGCTCATATTTAGCGTTGGCCTTCTATGGTGGTGGGCTGGAGGAGGAATTGGTGCGCCAACCCTCGCGATGCTCGGTGGAGTAGTGCTGGCAGTTGCAACGCTGGTTGGAGCATTCGTGCAATGGCTTATTCAGCTTCCAACCCTGATGCGGCAAGGCTCAGGAAAACTTAAGCTGGTGTGGTACTGGACGCATCCCGGGGTTCGTGAGGTCTGGCGAGTTATGGGGCCTGCGACACTGTCGTCCGGAATGTTGCAGATCAATGTATTCACCGATTTATTTTTTTCCTCGGCTATTACCGGAGCAGCAGCTGGTCTTAGCTACGCCAACCTACTAGTGCAGACACCGCTTGGATTAATTTCCAACGCCTTGCTAGTGCCACTATTGCCTACCTTTGCACGTCTGACTGCTCCAAGGGATCGCCCCCAGTTGCTTGCGCGTATCCGTCAAGGTCTAATTTTGTCGATGGCATCAATGGTACCGATTGGAGCGCTGTTCATCGCTTTAGGTGCTCCAATAGTGGCCCTTGTATATGAACGTGGAGCATTCGATTCTGCTGCTGCTCAGTTGGTGACAGCACTTTTAATGGCATATGGCCTTGGCATGCCGGTTTATCTCGGTCGAGATGTTTTAGTGCGGGTGTTTTACGCTCTCGGTGATGGCACTACCCCGTTCCGTTTTTCTTTGGTAGGGATTGGTCTTAATTTAGTATTCGATTGGTTATTGGTGGGGGGGCCAACTCCCTGGGGTAATCAGTCACCTTTAAACTTCGGAGCACCGGGACTGGTTCTGGCCACTGTTGGAATCAATTTCGTTACCTGTTTGGCATTGTTGCTCGAACTCAAGCGCTGCTTGCCGACGTTGACTCTTACTCTTTGGGGGGCGGATGCAGCGCGTTTACTGGTTGCTGGCCTGCTGTCAGGAGTAGCGGTTTGGGGTTTTTCAGTGCTAGCGGATTGGCCTTTGGGCTGGTTTGGTCTGCTGGCTCAGGTAGGGTTGTCGAGTGTGCTGGGTTTGGCGTTATTCGGTTTGCTCGGTTCGGCATTGGGAGTCTCCGAGGTGCGTGACATCGGCAAGATGTTCCTTCGAGGAATCCGATTGTATTAA
- a CDS encoding cytochrome-c oxidase, whose protein sequence is MLLIEVINAREVVRQRIGKLGARLIGKIVDPDKQVEEALIQEMETAFKEFGIEAKITSVSGAQTIGTGLIELPIQVRNIKEVRHKE, encoded by the coding sequence GTGCTGCTAATCGAGGTCATCAACGCACGTGAGGTCGTGCGGCAACGCATTGGAAAGTTAGGCGCACGCTTGATTGGTAAAATCGTTGACCCTGACAAGCAAGTCGAAGAGGCCCTGATTCAGGAAATGGAAACTGCTTTTAAGGAATTTGGAATTGAAGCTAAAATTACATCAGTTTCTGGTGCACAAACGATTGGTACTGGTCTAATCGAGCTGCCAATCCAGGTGAGAAACATCAAAGAAGTCCGACATAAGGAGTAA
- a CDS encoding DUF3181 family protein, with product MSLLASDLQDLQAAVADRLYLQVSGWHLYLGDAGLAAALAIECSAFINQGAAVAARQATETVKVPIGGGTSRLPLACLLPPSQLRDLEEILETYC from the coding sequence ATGTCTCTTTTAGCTTCCGACCTGCAGGATCTTCAGGCTGCAGTCGCTGATCGCCTCTACCTCCAGGTCAGCGGATGGCATTTATATCTGGGGGATGCTGGACTCGCAGCAGCACTTGCTATAGAGTGCAGTGCCTTTATTAATCAAGGGGCCGCTGTAGCTGCACGTCAAGCCACAGAAACTGTAAAGGTACCTATAGGCGGGGGCACGAGTCGACTACCGTTGGCATGTTTGTTACCTCCATCTCAGCTGCGTGACCTTGAAGAAATATTAGAGACATACTGCTGA